The Klebsiella quasivariicola region AGCATATTGCCGTCGCCGCCCACCACCACCGCGAGGTCGGCCTGTTGGCCAATCTCCGCCAGCGTGCCGGTTTTCACGTTGCTGAGCTGAAGTTCATGGGCGATCTGCTGTTCAACCAGCACTTCATACCCTTTGCTGCACAGCCAGCGCCAGAGCATTTCATGTGTGGTCAGGGCGGTGGGGTGACGAGGATGTCCCACAATGCCGATACACTTGAAATGGTTCTTCATGATCTGGATGTCCTTGCGTTAAATGAAATAGTGACAATCTGTCCGCTTCCCTTGAAACCCGGAAACTGATCCCCATAATAAGCGAAGTTAGCGAGATGAATGCGAAAAAAAACGCGGAGAAATTCATGAGTAGTAAAGAACAGAAAACGCCTGAGGGGCAAGCCCCGGAAGAAATTATCACGGAGCAGCACGACGACGTTGAGGCGGTAGAGCCTGAAGTTTCGGCTGAGCAGGTGGATCCGCGCGATGAAAAAATTGCGAATCTGGAAGCCCAGCTGGCTGAAGCGCAGAAACGTGAACGTGAAGTGATGCTGCGTGCCAAAGCCGACGAAGATAACCTGCGTCGTCGTACCGAGCAGGATATCGAGAAAGCGCACAAGTTTGCGCTGGAAAAATTCGTCAATGAACTGCTGCCGGTAATCGACAGCCTGGACCGCGCGCTGGAAGTGGCCGACAAGGCTAACCCGGACCTGGCGCCGATGGTGGAAGGGATCGAACTGACCCTGAAATCCATGCTGGACGTGGTGCGTAAGTTCGGCGTGGAAGTGATCGCCGACACCAACGTTCCGCTGGATCCGAACGTCCACCAGGCCATTGCGATGGTCGAGTCTGAAGACGTGGCGGCGGGCAACGTGCTGGCCGTGATGCAGAAAGGTTATACCCTGAACGGCCGTACTATTCGCGCTGCGATGGTGACAGTAGCGAAAGCGAAATAACGCCTGCTGCTTTGCTGAACGGCTGCCCGCGGGCGGCCGTTTTTTATGCCACCGCTCCCGGCGCGAGATAAAAAAACGGCGGGCCGCAGCCCACCGTGATGTTAATTCCTTCGCTCGCGCTACTCCGCGACGCTCTCGCGTAATGATTTCACCGGCATCACTTTCACCTGTTTGATCATGTTG contains the following coding sequences:
- the grpE gene encoding nucleotide exchange factor GrpE; amino-acid sequence: MSSKEQKTPEGQAPEEIITEQHDDVEAVEPEVSAEQVDPRDEKIANLEAQLAEAQKREREVMLRAKADEDNLRRRTEQDIEKAHKFALEKFVNELLPVIDSLDRALEVADKANPDLAPMVEGIELTLKSMLDVVRKFGVEVIADTNVPLDPNVHQAIAMVESEDVAAGNVLAVMQKGYTLNGRTIRAAMVTVAKAK